Proteins encoded together in one Bradyrhizobium sp. CB82 window:
- the ugpC gene encoding sn-glycerol-3-phosphate ABC transporter ATP-binding protein UgpC: MANLRIEHLNKRYGATTVLNDVNLNIQDGEFVVLVGPSGCGKSTLLRMIAGLDGASGGDIHIAGKLVNTLAPAERGIAMVFQSYALYPHMNVRKNMTFGLKFTGVPPAERERRVTEAARMLRLDELLERYPRDLSGGQRQRVAIGRAIVREPAVFLFDEPLSNLDAALRVSTRVEIANLHRLLKSTIVYVTHDQVEAMTLADRIVVMNKGCIEQVGRPLDLYYAPANLFVAGFIGSPAMNLFEAKVGSIEGGCVRVAGPGFRSFDVPTTSLKVGDTLTVGVRPEHLGRGEDGPFAVEGVVELVERLGEASFAYVRRADDRLFVAEVRGRRTPMPGERVTFFAAAQDVHVFDAAGLRVSTRHDA; this comes from the coding sequence ATGGCCAATCTGCGCATCGAGCACCTCAACAAGCGCTATGGCGCGACGACAGTGCTCAACGACGTCAACCTGAACATCCAGGACGGTGAATTCGTCGTTCTCGTCGGCCCTTCAGGCTGTGGCAAGTCGACGCTTCTGCGTATGATTGCCGGGCTCGACGGCGCATCGGGCGGCGACATCCATATCGCTGGCAAGCTTGTCAACACGCTCGCGCCTGCCGAGCGCGGCATCGCGATGGTGTTCCAGTCCTACGCGCTCTATCCGCACATGAATGTGCGCAAGAATATGACCTTTGGGTTGAAGTTTACCGGCGTGCCTCCGGCCGAACGCGAGCGGCGCGTCACGGAGGCGGCCCGCATGCTGCGGCTCGACGAGCTGCTCGAGCGCTATCCGCGCGATCTTTCCGGCGGCCAGCGCCAGCGTGTTGCGATCGGCCGCGCGATCGTGCGCGAGCCCGCTGTTTTCCTGTTCGACGAGCCGCTCTCCAATCTCGATGCGGCCTTGCGCGTCTCGACACGCGTCGAGATCGCGAATTTGCACAGGCTGCTGAAATCGACGATCGTCTATGTCACGCACGACCAGGTCGAGGCGATGACGCTCGCCGACCGGATCGTCGTGATGAACAAGGGCTGCATCGAGCAGGTCGGCAGACCGCTCGATCTCTACTATGCGCCGGCCAACCTGTTCGTCGCCGGCTTCATCGGCTCGCCCGCGATGAATCTTTTCGAGGCCAAAGTTGGCAGTATCGAGGGCGGATGTGTACGGGTGGCCGGACCCGGCTTTCGCAGCTTCGATGTGCCGACGACCTCATTGAAGGTGGGCGACACGCTGACGGTCGGTGTCCGTCCGGAGCATCTTGGCCGAGGGGAAGACGGTCCCTTCGCCGTGGAAGGCGTCGTCGAACTGGTCGAACGGCTCGGCGAAGCCTCCTTCGCCTATGTGCGCCGCGCCGATGACAGGCTGTTCGTTGCCGAGGTGCGCGGCAGGCGGACCCCGATGCCGGGCGAACGAGTTACGTTCTTTGCCGCAGCCCAGGACGTACACGTCTTCGACGCCGCGGGCCTGCGGGTCTCGACGCGGCACGATGCTTAG
- a CDS encoding N-acetylmuramic acid 6-phosphate etherase yields MGTDGEGWRDTGGVLMIDEAMFAEAMLASYRQAIASVAAASGDIRAAALRLAAIWRAGGRLVYAGAGSSGLAAAEDAAELPGTFGLEPSRIAIVLAGGTAEPFRIDGAAEDDAAAGERAMAGLGDLSRDAVIAVSASGSTPFTVAAAAEARRRGAFVIGIAHRPGVPLLVGADSSILLESGEEALRGSTRLAAGAAQKAALGMLSSLMGFELGHIHRGLMVNLKADNAKLRERARGIVATIAGVGDAEAEAALREAGGEVKPAILIASGIVSMSEAVTWLAAAEGRIDDALRRASVNGITGEGPNKGA; encoded by the coding sequence ATGGGGACCGACGGAGAGGGGTGGCGCGACACTGGCGGTGTCCTGATGATCGATGAGGCGATGTTCGCGGAGGCGATGCTCGCGTCCTACCGCCAGGCGATTGCTTCGGTCGCGGCTGCTTCCGGAGACATCCGCGCCGCTGCGCTTCGCCTCGCCGCGATCTGGCGAGCAGGCGGGCGTCTGGTCTATGCGGGTGCAGGCTCCTCCGGTCTTGCGGCGGCCGAAGATGCAGCCGAGCTTCCCGGCACGTTCGGCCTTGAGCCGAGCCGCATAGCAATTGTCCTGGCCGGCGGGACCGCCGAGCCGTTCCGCATCGATGGGGCCGCCGAGGACGATGCCGCAGCCGGTGAGCGGGCTATGGCCGGGCTCGGTGACCTCTCCCGCGACGCCGTGATCGCCGTATCGGCGAGCGGCTCGACGCCCTTCACCGTCGCGGCCGCCGCCGAGGCACGCCGTCGCGGCGCTTTCGTGATCGGCATCGCACATCGCCCGGGGGTACCCCTGCTCGTCGGTGCCGACTCGTCGATCCTGCTTGAAAGCGGGGAGGAGGCGCTGCGCGGCTCGACACGGCTCGCGGCCGGAGCTGCGCAAAAGGCCGCGCTCGGCATGCTCTCATCCTTGATGGGATTCGAGCTTGGCCACATCCATCGGGGCCTGATGGTCAATCTGAAGGCCGACAATGCAAAATTGCGCGAGCGGGCGCGCGGGATCGTCGCAACAATCGCCGGCGTCGGTGATGCGGAAGCGGAAGCGGCGCTGCGCGAGGCCGGCGGCGAGGTCAAGCCGGCGATCCTGATCGCCAGCGGGATCGTCAGCATGAGCGAAGCGGTCACGTGGCTCGCTGCTGCGGAAGGCCGGATAGACGACGCGTTGCGCCGCGCAAGCGTCAACGGGATCACGGGCGAAGGCCCGAACAAGGGAGCGTAG
- a CDS encoding sugar ABC transporter permease yields MPRAKLAGLLLFFLGPAVAIYTLFSIYPLVATMALSTYTSDPSGARSFVGLANFETLLGDALWSKPFWNAFSNNLIFFAVHMCVQNPIGIALAGLLSLPGLRLKGFYRTVMFLPTMLSVVIVGFSWNLILSPLWGVAAGALKAVGLGSLFAPWLGLESSALVTLSLISVWQFVGIPMMLIYAALLNIPEELIDAARVDGLGHFRIFFHIKLPLVLPTISLVSVLTFVANFNAFDLIYSVKGALAGPNFATDILGTFFYRTFFGNQLQLGNPTMGSAVATVMFFIILVGLCLYLFLVQRRIRRYAF; encoded by the coding sequence ATGCCTCGCGCAAAACTCGCGGGCCTTCTGCTATTCTTTCTCGGGCCGGCGGTCGCGATCTACACCCTGTTCTCGATCTATCCGCTCGTCGCGACGATGGCGCTCTCCACCTACACGAGCGATCCGTCTGGGGCCCGGTCTTTCGTCGGGCTCGCCAACTTCGAAACGCTGCTCGGCGACGCGCTGTGGTCAAAGCCGTTCTGGAATGCCTTCAGCAACAATCTGATATTCTTCGCCGTGCACATGTGCGTGCAGAATCCGATCGGCATCGCGCTCGCAGGATTGCTGAGCCTGCCGGGCCTGAGGCTCAAGGGCTTTTATCGCACCGTCATGTTTCTGCCGACGATGCTTTCGGTTGTCATCGTCGGTTTCTCCTGGAATCTGATCCTTTCCCCCCTCTGGGGCGTAGCTGCCGGCGCCTTGAAGGCCGTGGGGCTGGGCTCACTATTCGCTCCCTGGCTCGGCCTTGAATCGAGCGCGCTCGTAACCCTGTCCCTCATCTCCGTCTGGCAATTCGTCGGCATCCCGATGATGCTCATCTATGCCGCGCTGCTCAACATCCCCGAAGAGTTGATCGACGCGGCTCGCGTCGACGGGCTCGGACATTTCCGCATCTTCTTCCACATCAAGCTTCCGCTCGTCCTGCCGACGATCAGCCTGGTATCGGTCTTGACCTTCGTTGCCAACTTCAACGCTTTCGATCTGATCTATTCGGTCAAGGGCGCGCTTGCGGGGCCGAATTTCGCGACCGACATTCTCGGCACTTTCTTCTATCGCACCTTCTTCGGCAATCAGCTCCAGCTCGGCAATCCGACGATGGGTTCCGCGGTCGCGACCGTGATGTTCTTCATCATCCTCGTCGGCCTCTGCCTCTATCTCTTCCTCGTCCAGCGGCGCATCCGCCGTTACGCTTTCTGA
- a CDS encoding SIS domain-containing protein, which produces MTTHMFQEIGEAGDAVALQLSQNAERLAEFGTRLRALDPPLVATIARGSSDCCALYLKYLVEIVSGVPCASIGPSIATLYRTPMRLEGGVSVAISQSGRSPDIVEMQRAARRGGALAVALVNDVSSPLAQEAEVLLPLCAGTERSVAATKSMVAGLVAGASLVAAWREDRQLAGALTGLPDILRGQAAPPPAAMLERLANARSAFVLGRGATLAIAAEAALKLKETCAIHAEAYSAAEVLHGPAELVASGFPVIAFLPSDAAREGMLPALTALASAGATVITIEAGGADEADHLATAKVGATLLEPIVMIHRFYRLAEALALRLGRDPDRPRNLRKVTETV; this is translated from the coding sequence ATGACGACCCACATGTTTCAGGAGATCGGCGAGGCAGGCGATGCGGTTGCGCTCCAGCTCAGCCAGAATGCGGAGCGGCTCGCTGAATTCGGGACGCGTCTGCGCGCCCTCGATCCACCGCTCGTCGCGACCATCGCCCGCGGCTCGTCGGATTGCTGCGCGCTCTATCTGAAATACCTCGTCGAGATCGTTTCGGGGGTGCCATGTGCCTCCATCGGCCCCTCCATCGCGACGCTTTATCGTACGCCGATGCGCCTCGAAGGCGGCGTTTCCGTCGCGATCTCGCAATCGGGACGCAGCCCGGACATCGTCGAAATGCAGCGCGCTGCACGACGCGGCGGTGCGCTGGCCGTCGCACTCGTCAACGACGTGTCCTCACCGCTCGCGCAAGAGGCCGAAGTGCTGCTGCCCTTGTGCGCCGGCACGGAACGTTCCGTCGCCGCGACCAAATCGATGGTTGCAGGTCTCGTTGCGGGCGCGAGCCTCGTCGCGGCCTGGCGCGAGGATCGGCAGCTCGCAGGCGCCCTCACCGGCCTGCCGGACATCCTGCGCGGGCAAGCAGCGCCGCCGCCCGCGGCGATGCTCGAGAGGCTCGCAAATGCCCGCAGCGCTTTCGTACTCGGCCGCGGCGCGACGCTTGCGATCGCCGCGGAGGCAGCGCTGAAGCTCAAGGAAACCTGCGCGATTCACGCCGAGGCCTACTCCGCAGCCGAGGTCCTGCATGGGCCGGCCGAACTTGTGGCCTCGGGCTTTCCCGTCATCGCCTTCCTGCCGTCCGACGCGGCGCGAGAAGGCATGCTGCCGGCACTCACGGCGCTGGCCAGTGCCGGCGCGACGGTGATTACTATCGAAGCGGGCGGCGCTGATGAGGCGGATCATCTCGCGACGGCAAAAGTCGGGGCGACGCTGCTGGAGCCCATCGTCATGATCCACCGCTTCTACCGCCTTGCCGAGGCTCTTGCGCTCCGGCTCGGGCGCGATCCCGACCGCCCGCGCAACCTGCGCAAGGTGACGGAGACTGTTTGA
- a CDS encoding carbohydrate ABC transporter permease, with protein sequence MTAEQRARSLGVHLVLIAYSLLAVGPILLVVMNSFKVRNAIFGSPLAPPDATTFSLVGYEKVFRSSHILTYYSNSLIVTLVSMALVLLFGAMAAWALTEYRFRGSTALALFLSIGIMVPIRLGSVAILNMMRSAGLNDTLTALILVYVAQGLPMSIFILSEFIQQIPKDLRDAARCDGVPETRIFFEVVAPLLRPAIATVAVFTIVPIWNDLWFPLILTSSDSTHTVTLGVQQFLGQYITDWNSVLAALSMAILPVVVIYVILSRQLIAGLTSGAVK encoded by the coding sequence ATGACGGCGGAGCAGCGCGCAAGGAGCCTCGGCGTCCATCTCGTCCTGATCGCCTACAGCCTGCTGGCGGTCGGTCCGATCCTGCTGGTCGTGATGAATTCGTTCAAGGTGCGCAACGCCATCTTCGGTAGCCCGCTCGCTCCGCCGGACGCCACAACCTTCAGTCTCGTCGGCTATGAGAAGGTGTTCCGCTCCTCCCATATCCTGACCTACTATTCGAATTCGCTGATCGTGACCCTCGTCAGCATGGCGCTCGTGCTGCTGTTTGGTGCGATGGCGGCCTGGGCGCTGACCGAGTACCGCTTTCGCGGTTCGACGGCGCTCGCACTGTTTCTGTCGATCGGCATCATGGTGCCGATCCGGCTTGGCTCCGTTGCGATCCTCAACATGATGCGGTCTGCTGGCCTCAACGACACGCTGACGGCCCTGATCCTCGTCTACGTCGCGCAGGGCCTGCCGATGTCGATCTTCATATTGAGCGAGTTCATCCAGCAGATCCCCAAGGACCTGCGCGACGCTGCTCGCTGCGACGGCGTGCCGGAAACCCGTATCTTCTTCGAAGTGGTCGCACCACTGCTGCGGCCGGCGATCGCGACCGTCGCTGTGTTCACCATAGTGCCGATCTGGAACGACCTCTGGTTTCCGCTGATCCTGACGTCGAGCGACTCGACGCATACGGTCACGCTCGGCGTTCAGCAGTTTCTTGGCCAGTACATCACCGACTGGAATTCCGTGCTCGCCGCGCTGTCGATGGCGATCCTGCCGGTCGTGGTCATCTACGTGATCCTCTCGCGCCAACTCATCGCAGGCCTCACCTCCGGCGCGGTCAAATAG
- a CDS encoding GntR family transcriptional regulator, producing the protein MSMTVETAPGQKLYRAVVDALRREIETGRFAETQLLPAERVLCELLDVSRTTLRKAIADLIAEGVLFHRHGAGTFIHRATPRVEQPSSRLTSFTEDMRLRGLEASSRELERGVFLPTPEEAMMLGVRPNERVFRLGRLRLADGSPMAIERAAVPIRYLPEQDSVGGSLYEALSAKGFKPTRGLQRLRATLVDHADAELLGVPSDSPALYIQRIAYLADGSCVEFTKSWYRADAYDFVSELTLSPPARKAHR; encoded by the coding sequence ATGTCCATGACGGTCGAAACCGCGCCGGGCCAGAAGCTCTATCGTGCCGTGGTCGACGCGCTTCGGCGCGAGATCGAGACCGGACGCTTCGCGGAGACGCAATTGCTGCCGGCCGAGCGCGTATTGTGCGAGCTGCTCGACGTATCGCGCACCACGCTGCGCAAGGCGATTGCCGATCTGATCGCCGAAGGAGTGCTGTTTCACCGCCATGGCGCCGGCACCTTCATCCATCGCGCAACGCCGCGGGTCGAACAGCCCTCGTCGCGCCTGACGAGTTTCACGGAAGACATGCGACTGCGCGGATTGGAGGCGAGCTCGCGCGAGCTCGAGCGCGGCGTGTTCCTGCCGACGCCGGAAGAGGCCATGATGCTTGGCGTACGGCCGAACGAACGCGTGTTCCGGCTCGGCCGCCTGCGCCTAGCCGACGGTTCGCCCATGGCGATCGAGCGCGCCGCTGTGCCGATACGCTATCTGCCTGAACAGGATTCGGTCGGCGGCTCGCTTTACGAAGCGCTCTCCGCGAAAGGCTTCAAGCCAACCCGGGGCCTGCAGCGCTTGCGTGCGACCCTGGTCGATCATGCGGATGCGGAACTGCTCGGGGTGCCGTCCGACAGCCCGGCGCTCTATATCCAGCGCATCGCTTACCTCGCCGACGGATCCTGCGTCGAGTTCACGAAATCCTGGTACCGCGCCGACGCCTATGATTTCGTCTCCGAACTCACGCTGTCGCCGCCGGCCCGAAAGGCGCACCGATGA
- a CDS encoding BadF/BadG/BcrA/BcrD ATPase family protein, giving the protein MATAQFFLGVDGGATRCRARLRDSSGRELGRGVGPASNIYLDFDEAMRVVRETIASAIAAGAPRQEIAVGLSLAGLSDDNEAERVSAALPGFARIVAVNDAVAACVGANGLGDGGLIIAGTGSAGIARVGARTTIIGGRGFWLGDDGSAARLGESALRATLRAIDGLEPMSGLAQALGRHFDDDPLRMSRWAADARPRDYGAFAPQILDVARSGDTRAREIVGEAASAIAALANALNALGAERIALVGGFGEPLRPFLPPDVAKRLARPRRDAVDGAILLAGGTLAEDAACP; this is encoded by the coding sequence TTGGCGACGGCCCAGTTCTTCCTCGGTGTGGACGGCGGCGCGACCCGTTGCCGCGCGAGACTGCGTGATTCGTCGGGCCGCGAGCTCGGGCGCGGCGTCGGGCCGGCTTCGAACATCTATCTCGATTTCGATGAGGCCATGCGGGTCGTCCGTGAAACGATCGCGTCCGCGATCGCCGCCGGCGCGCCAAGGCAGGAGATCGCAGTCGGCCTTAGCCTTGCCGGACTTTCGGACGACAATGAAGCAGAGCGCGTCTCCGCGGCCCTGCCCGGCTTTGCCCGCATCGTCGCCGTCAATGATGCTGTCGCCGCCTGCGTCGGTGCCAATGGCCTCGGCGACGGCGGCTTGATCATCGCGGGCACGGGCTCGGCGGGCATCGCTCGCGTGGGAGCTCGAACGACCATCATCGGCGGACGCGGTTTCTGGCTCGGCGACGACGGATCTGCCGCGCGCCTCGGCGAATCGGCCTTGCGCGCGACGCTGCGTGCGATCGATGGCCTCGAGCCGATGAGCGGACTCGCGCAAGCGCTCGGGCGCCATTTCGATGACGATCCATTGCGGATGAGCCGCTGGGCAGCGGACGCGAGGCCCAGAGACTACGGCGCCTTCGCGCCCCAGATCCTGGACGTCGCCAGGTCCGGAGACACACGCGCACGCGAAATTGTCGGCGAAGCGGCCAGCGCGATAGCGGCGCTTGCGAACGCGCTGAACGCGCTTGGCGCCGAACGCATTGCGCTCGTCGGCGGCTTCGGTGAGCCCTTGCGCCCCTTTTTGCCGCCTGATGTGGCCAAGCGCCTCGCCCGGCCGCGGCGCGACGCAGTCGACGGCGCAATCCTGCTCGCTGGCGGAACGCTCGCGGAGGACGCGGCATGTCCATGA
- a CDS encoding ABC transporter substrate-binding protein, producing MRRTFKAAIGAEVATLALLAGLASAQAGSLKIESWRNDDADIWNSKIIPAFNKHYPDIKIEFAPSAPKEYNAALNARLDGGTAGDLITCRPFDASLALYQKHQLDAVDGLKGMDNFSDVAKAAWQTDDGKTTFCVPIASVIAGFIYNKEAFAKVGVSEPKTLEEFHAVLEKLKKDGTYVPLVMGTADQWEAATMGFQNIGPDYWKGETGRANLIAGKEKLTDPQYVAVFKEIASWAPYLGSGFQAQTYADSQNLFSLGKGAIYAAGSWDISTFRGQAKFAMGAFPPPQPAGTTDCYISDHTDIAMGVNAASKNKEDAKKFLEWLTTPEFATIYANALPGFFSLAKSPVKVEDDVAATMVGWRQTCKSTIRNSYQILSRGTPNLENELWNVSAQVVNGKLTPDAAGKQLQDGLDKWYKPAK from the coding sequence ATGAGACGGACGTTCAAAGCTGCAATAGGAGCCGAGGTTGCCACGTTGGCGTTGCTTGCGGGGCTCGCGTCGGCCCAGGCAGGCTCGCTGAAGATAGAGAGTTGGCGCAACGACGACGCCGACATCTGGAACTCGAAGATCATCCCAGCCTTCAACAAGCATTATCCCGACATCAAGATCGAATTCGCGCCCTCAGCGCCCAAGGAATACAACGCCGCGCTCAACGCGCGGCTCGATGGCGGCACCGCCGGCGATCTCATCACGTGCCGTCCGTTCGACGCCTCGCTCGCGCTCTATCAGAAGCATCAGCTCGACGCGGTCGACGGCCTCAAGGGCATGGACAATTTCTCCGATGTCGCAAAGGCCGCATGGCAAACGGACGACGGCAAAACCACCTTCTGTGTTCCGATCGCCTCCGTCATCGCCGGGTTCATCTACAACAAGGAAGCTTTCGCCAAGGTCGGCGTATCCGAGCCGAAGACGCTTGAGGAATTCCACGCTGTCCTCGAGAAGCTGAAGAAGGACGGGACCTATGTCCCGCTGGTGATGGGCACGGCTGACCAGTGGGAGGCTGCGACCATGGGATTCCAGAACATCGGTCCCGACTATTGGAAGGGCGAGACTGGTCGCGCCAATCTGATTGCGGGCAAGGAGAAGCTTACCGACCCGCAATACGTCGCAGTGTTCAAGGAGATCGCAAGCTGGGCGCCATATCTGGGATCGGGCTTCCAGGCGCAGACCTACGCCGACAGTCAGAACCTGTTCTCGCTCGGCAAGGGTGCGATCTATGCGGCTGGCTCGTGGGATATCTCGACGTTCCGCGGCCAGGCGAAGTTCGCCATGGGTGCATTCCCGCCGCCGCAGCCGGCCGGCACGACGGATTGTTATATCTCCGATCACACCGATATCGCGATGGGCGTCAATGCAGCGTCGAAGAACAAGGAAGACGCGAAGAAGTTCCTGGAATGGCTGACGACGCCGGAATTCGCAACGATCTACGCCAATGCGCTTCCCGGCTTCTTCTCCCTCGCCAAGAGTCCGGTGAAGGTCGAGGACGACGTCGCAGCGACGATGGTTGGATGGCGACAGACCTGCAAGTCGACCATCCGCAACTCGTATCAGATCCTGTCGCGCGGTACGCCGAATCTGGAAAACGAGCTTTGGAACGTGTCGGCGCAGGTCGTCAACGGCAAGCTGACGCCTGATGCCGCCGGCAAGCAACTGCAGGACGGCCTCGACAAGTGGTACAAGCCCGCTAAGTGA
- a CDS encoding histidine phosphatase family protein yields the protein MTSLVRYLTHPQVNIDPAIAVPSWGLSEIGRARTEAVASTRQLARTTQIISSGERKAIETAEIIATKLNLEVEVREAMHENDRSATGFLMPDEFQAVADRFFAEPQISVRGWERAVDAQSRIVREVEHVLARNKPGDVLFVGHGGVGTLLYCHYSGVAIDRRHDQPGSGGYYFAFSRDDRRVQHSWRRLEDL from the coding sequence ATGACGAGCCTCGTGCGCTATCTCACCCATCCTCAGGTGAACATTGATCCGGCGATCGCCGTCCCATCATGGGGGCTGAGTGAGATCGGGAGGGCTCGCACGGAGGCAGTCGCGAGCACGCGGCAGCTCGCGCGCACCACGCAGATCATCTCCAGTGGCGAGCGGAAGGCGATCGAGACAGCCGAGATCATCGCCACGAAGCTGAACCTCGAGGTAGAGGTGCGGGAGGCGATGCATGAGAATGACCGGTCCGCAACCGGCTTCCTGATGCCGGACGAGTTTCAGGCGGTGGCCGATCGGTTTTTTGCCGAGCCCCAAATCAGCGTTCGGGGCTGGGAGCGGGCGGTTGACGCCCAGTCGCGTATCGTCCGCGAGGTCGAACACGTCCTGGCTCGGAATAAACCGGGCGATGTGCTCTTTGTCGGCCACGGTGGCGTCGGCACTCTGCTGTATTGCCATTATTCGGGCGTTGCGATTGATCGTAGACATGATCAGCCCGGCAGCGGCGGTTACTATTTTGCGTTCAGCAGAGACGATCGCCGCGTGCAACATTCTTGGCGTCGCCTCGAAGACCTCTGA